In one window of Streptomyces sp. FXJ1.172 DNA:
- the coaD gene encoding pantetheine-phosphate adenylyltransferase: MRRAVCPGSFDPITNGHLDIIARASRLYDEVYVAVMINKSKKGLFEIEERIELIREVTAEYANVRVEAFHGLLVDFCKQRDIPAIVKGLRAVSDFDYELQMAQMNIGLTGVETLFVPTNPTYSFLSSSLVKEVAAWGGDVSHLVPAPVLEALNKRLRKD, encoded by the coding sequence GTGCGCCGCGCCGTCTGTCCCGGGTCGTTCGACCCCATCACCAACGGACACCTCGACATCATCGCCCGGGCCTCCCGTCTCTACGACGAGGTCTACGTCGCGGTGATGATCAACAAGTCCAAGAAGGGCCTGTTCGAGATCGAGGAGCGGATCGAGCTGATCCGCGAGGTCACCGCCGAGTACGCCAACGTCCGGGTCGAGGCCTTCCACGGCCTCCTCGTCGACTTCTGCAAGCAGCGCGACATCCCCGCCATCGTCAAGGGCCTGCGGGCCGTCAGCGACTTCGACTACGAGCTGCAGATGGCCCAGATGAACATCGGCCTCACCGGCGTCGAGACGCTCTTCGTGCCCACCAACCCCACCTACAGCTTCCTCTCCTCCTCGCTGGTGAAGGAGGTCGCGGCCTGGGGCGGCGACGTCTCCCACCTGGTGCCCGCGCCGGTGCTCGAGGCCCTGAACAAGCGCCTGCGCAAGGACTGA
- the rsmD gene encoding 16S rRNA (guanine(966)-N(2))-methyltransferase RsmD has product MTRVIAGRAGGRRLSVPPGTGTRPTSDRAREGLFSTWQSLLGGPLDGERVLDLYAGSGAVGLEALSRGASHTLLVEADARAARTVRDNVKNLALPGAEVRAGKAEQVIRTAPPAEPYDLVFLDPPYAVTDDDLREILLTLRSEGWLAEEALVTVERSTRGGEFHWPDGFAPLRSRRYGEGTFWYGRAASTCEDAR; this is encoded by the coding sequence ATGACCCGCGTGATCGCCGGCAGGGCCGGCGGACGGCGCCTGTCGGTACCTCCCGGCACCGGAACCCGGCCGACATCGGACCGCGCACGCGAGGGCCTCTTCTCCACCTGGCAGTCACTCCTCGGCGGCCCCCTGGACGGCGAACGGGTCCTCGACCTCTACGCCGGCTCGGGCGCCGTGGGTCTGGAGGCCCTGTCCCGGGGCGCGAGCCACACGCTCCTGGTCGAGGCCGACGCCCGCGCGGCGAGGACGGTCCGCGACAACGTGAAGAACCTCGCTCTCCCCGGCGCCGAGGTGCGAGCGGGCAAAGCGGAACAAGTCATCAGAACCGCACCGCCCGCCGAGCCGTACGACCTCGTCTTCCTCGACCCTCCGTACGCCGTCACGGACGACGATCTTCGCGAGATTCTGCTCACACTCCGCTCGGAAGGCTGGCTCGCCGAGGAAGCCCTCGTCACCGTGGAGCGCAGCACCAGAGGCGGTGAATTCCACTGGCCCGACGGCTTCGCACCACTGAGGTCCCGTCGCTACGGCGAGGGAACGTTTTGGTACGGTCGCGCCGCCTCTACGTGCGAAGACGCACGATGA
- a CDS encoding HSP90 family protein has product MDSQTSQSSQASQSPHPPHTFQVDLRGLVDLLSHHLYSSPRVYLRELLQNAVDAVTARRAEEPDAPALVRLHTADGGLRIEDSGIGLTESDVHELLATIGRSSKRAEGLRETRSGFLGQFGIGLLACFVVAERIRVVSRSARTPAAPPVEWTARDDGSYTVRTLDGPARPEPGTTVYLTARAGAAEWLAPGRVLTLARDFGSLLPYDVRVDGEPVTDLPAPWDRPHPSPASRRVALARHCQEQFGFVPLDSVDLDVPLAGIRGVAYVLPSAVSPAQRAGHRVHLKGMLLTERAEQLLPDWAFFVRCVLDTDSLRPTASRESLYEDETLAAVRDALGMRIRSWLTGLAAGDPERLRAFLAVHHLGVKSLARHDGEMLRTMLPWLPFETTDGQLSLEEFAQRHPVVHFTRTVEEYRQVAPIASAQGIGVVNGGYTYDSELVEALPSVRPGTAVAELDADTVTAHLDAVDPAEELALSGFLAAARAKLDPLGCDVVLRAFHPLSVPALHLDDRAARHEQARAAAEERADDLWAGILGSLRGSAPRARLVLNHLNPLVRRIGSLADPELIGTATESLYGQALLMAQRPLRPADSALLNRAFIGLLEWATHGGSTQGENGR; this is encoded by the coding sequence ATGGACTCCCAGACCTCACAGTCATCCCAGGCATCCCAGTCACCCCATCCACCACACACGTTCCAGGTGGACCTGCGTGGCCTGGTGGACCTGCTCTCCCACCACCTCTACTCCAGCCCCAGGGTGTACCTGCGCGAGCTGCTGCAGAACGCCGTCGACGCCGTCACCGCCCGGCGGGCCGAGGAGCCGGACGCCCCGGCACTGGTCCGGCTGCACACGGCGGACGGCGGGCTGCGCATCGAGGACAGCGGCATCGGGCTCACCGAGTCGGACGTGCACGAACTGCTGGCCACCATCGGGCGCAGCTCCAAGCGGGCCGAGGGTCTGCGCGAGACGCGGTCCGGCTTCCTCGGCCAGTTCGGCATCGGCCTGCTCGCCTGCTTCGTCGTGGCCGAGCGGATCCGCGTGGTCAGCCGCAGCGCCCGTACGCCCGCCGCGCCGCCGGTCGAGTGGACGGCGCGCGACGACGGGTCGTACACCGTGCGCACGCTGGACGGCCCGGCACGGCCCGAGCCGGGCACCACCGTGTACCTGACCGCGCGCGCGGGCGCCGCCGAGTGGCTCGCGCCCGGGCGGGTCCTGACCCTGGCCCGGGACTTCGGCTCGCTGCTGCCCTACGACGTCCGGGTGGACGGGGAGCCGGTCACCGATCTGCCCGCGCCGTGGGACCGGCCCCATCCGAGTCCCGCGAGCAGAAGGGTGGCGCTGGCCCGGCACTGTCAGGAGCAGTTCGGGTTCGTGCCGCTGGACTCGGTCGACCTGGACGTGCCGCTGGCCGGGATCCGCGGGGTGGCGTACGTGCTGCCCTCCGCCGTGAGCCCGGCCCAGCGGGCGGGGCACCGGGTGCACCTGAAGGGCATGCTGCTGACCGAGCGGGCCGAACAGCTGCTGCCCGACTGGGCGTTCTTCGTGCGCTGTGTGCTGGACACCGACAGTCTGCGCCCCACGGCCTCGCGCGAGTCGCTGTACGAGGACGAGACGCTGGCCGCCGTACGGGACGCGCTGGGGATGCGGATCCGGTCCTGGCTGACCGGGCTCGCCGCCGGCGATCCGGAGCGGCTGCGGGCCTTCCTCGCCGTGCACCACCTCGGTGTGAAGTCCCTCGCCCGGCACGACGGCGAGATGCTGCGCACGATGCTGCCGTGGCTGCCGTTCGAGACGACCGACGGGCAGCTGTCCCTGGAGGAGTTCGCGCAGCGCCACCCGGTGGTGCACTTCACGCGGACCGTCGAGGAGTACCGGCAGGTCGCGCCGATCGCCTCCGCGCAGGGCATCGGTGTGGTCAACGGCGGTTACACGTACGACAGCGAGCTGGTCGAGGCGCTGCCGTCGGTGCGGCCGGGGACGGCGGTCGCCGAGCTGGACGCGGACACGGTGACCGCGCACCTGGACGCGGTGGACCCGGCCGAGGAACTGGCCCTGTCGGGCTTCCTCGCGGCCGCGCGGGCGAAGCTGGACCCGCTGGGCTGTGACGTCGTCCTGCGGGCCTTCCACCCGCTGTCGGTGCCCGCGCTGCACCTGGACGACCGGGCCGCCCGGCACGAGCAGGCGCGCGCGGCGGCCGAGGAGCGGGCCGACGACCTGTGGGCGGGCATCCTGGGCTCGCTGCGCGGCAGCGCCCCGCGCGCGCGTCTGGTGCTCAACCACCTCAACCCGCTGGTGCGCAGGATCGGTTCGCTGGCGGACCCGGAGCTGATCGGCACCGCCACCGAGTCGCTGTACGGGCAGGCCCTGCTGATGGCGCAGCGCCCGCTGCGGCCGGCCGACTCGGCGCTGCTCAACCGGGCGTTCATCGGCCTGCTGGAGTGGGCCACACACGGCGGGTCCACGCAAGGGGAGAACGGTCGCTGA
- a CDS encoding helicase-related protein — MDLVPALEEPLKQPLKSVLGPATAKVMAEHLGLHTVGDLLHHYPRRYEERGQLTHLADLPMDEHVTVVAQVADARLHTFASAKAPRGKGQRLEVTITDGSGRLQLVFFGNGVHKPHKELLPGTRAMFAGKVSVFNRRLQLAHPAYELLKGDGDETVEAWAGALIPIYPATAKLESWKIGKAVQTVLPTAQEALDPLPPALREGRGLVPLPEALLKIHRPHTKADIADARARLKWDEAFVLQVALARRRHADAVLPAVARRPKADGLLTAFDDRLPFTLTEGQRKVSREIFDDLATEHPMHRLLQGEVGSGKAQPLDSLVLTPAGFRRMGDVRVGDEVVVPDGGIAVIDGVFPQGEREVWRMVLCDGSAVESDEEHLWIVATSEGWRRGQDPKVMTTRDIRTDTLEADGSPKWYLPAAVPVDLGDDAGLPADPYRLGRRLGRLAEDGSSRHDAPPATAGDEIPAQSTGVPDAFKNTSVKNRLALLQGLLDAEGTVGEDGLDISLRSASRRLADDVAWLVRSLGGRAHVLARHGAFDVALALPDAYAPFRLARKAGRMRPRPGGDTFRRAVRAVEYVGRKPVQCISVAHPSHAYVTDHFTVTHNTMVALRAMLAVVDAGGQAAMLAPTEVLAQQHHRSITEMMGELAEGGMLGGAEQATKVVLLTGSMGAATRRQALLDLVTGEAGIVIGTHALIEDKVQFHDLGLVVVDEQHRFGVEQRDALRGKGKQPPHLLVMTATPIPRTVAMTVFGDLETSVLDQLPAGRSPIASHVVPAADKPHFLARAWERIREEVAGGHQAYVVCPRIGDDVDEAPDAKKAGRKSPEDEAEKRPPLAVLEVAEQLAKGPLQGLKVEVLHGRMHPDDKDAVMRRFAAGETDVLVATTVIEVGVNVPNATAMVIMDADRFGVSQLHQLRGRVGRGSAPGLCLLVTEMPEAAAARQRLNAVASTLDGFELSRIDLEQRREGDVLGQAQSGARTSLRVLAVIEDEEVIAEARQEATAVVTADPELERLPGLRTALDALLDEEREQYLEKG, encoded by the coding sequence ATGGATCTCGTGCCCGCACTGGAAGAACCACTGAAGCAGCCCCTGAAGTCAGTGCTCGGCCCCGCCACCGCGAAGGTGATGGCCGAGCACCTCGGCCTGCACACCGTCGGCGACCTCCTGCACCACTACCCGCGCAGATACGAGGAGCGCGGCCAGCTCACCCACCTCGCCGACCTCCCCATGGACGAGCACGTCACGGTGGTCGCCCAGGTCGCCGACGCCCGCCTGCACACCTTCGCCTCCGCCAAGGCCCCGCGCGGCAAGGGCCAGCGCCTCGAGGTCACGATCACCGACGGCAGCGGCCGGCTCCAGCTGGTCTTCTTCGGCAACGGCGTCCACAAGCCCCACAAGGAGCTGCTGCCGGGCACGCGCGCGATGTTCGCCGGCAAGGTCTCCGTCTTCAACCGCCGCCTCCAACTCGCCCATCCCGCCTACGAGTTGCTGAAGGGGGACGGCGACGAGACCGTCGAGGCCTGGGCCGGCGCGCTGATCCCCATCTACCCGGCCACCGCCAAGCTGGAGTCCTGGAAGATCGGCAAGGCGGTCCAGACGGTGCTGCCCACCGCCCAGGAAGCCCTCGACCCGCTGCCGCCCGCCCTGCGCGAGGGCCGCGGCCTGGTCCCGCTCCCCGAGGCCCTGCTCAAGATCCACCGCCCGCACACCAAGGCGGACATCGCCGACGCCCGCGCCCGCCTGAAGTGGGACGAGGCCTTCGTCCTCCAGGTGGCCCTGGCCCGCCGCCGGCACGCGGACGCCGTGCTCCCGGCCGTGGCGCGCCGGCCGAAGGCCGACGGCCTCCTCACGGCCTTCGACGACCGCCTCCCCTTCACCCTCACCGAGGGCCAGCGCAAGGTCTCCCGGGAGATCTTCGACGACCTCGCCACGGAGCACCCGATGCACCGGCTCCTGCAGGGAGAGGTGGGTTCGGGCAAGGCCCAGCCGCTCGACTCGCTCGTCCTCACCCCGGCCGGCTTCCGTCGCATGGGGGACGTGCGGGTGGGGGACGAGGTGGTCGTGCCGGACGGCGGGATCGCGGTGATCGACGGCGTCTTCCCGCAAGGGGAGCGTGAGGTCTGGCGGATGGTCCTGTGCGACGGAAGCGCCGTCGAGTCCGACGAAGAGCATCTCTGGATCGTCGCCACGAGCGAGGGGTGGCGCCGCGGCCAGGACCCCAAGGTCATGACGACCCGGGACATCCGGACGGACACCCTTGAAGCCGACGGTTCCCCGAAGTGGTACCTCCCGGCGGCCGTGCCGGTCGATCTCGGAGACGACGCGGGGCTGCCTGCCGACCCGTATCGTCTCGGTCGTCGTCTCGGCCGCCTCGCCGAAGACGGATCATCGCGGCACGACGCGCCTCCGGCGACCGCGGGCGACGAGATCCCGGCGCAGAGCACAGGCGTCCCCGACGCGTTCAAGAACACCTCGGTCAAGAACCGTCTCGCGCTGCTGCAAGGCCTTCTGGACGCCGAGGGCACCGTCGGCGAGGACGGCCTGGACATCTCGCTCCGCTCGGCCTCGCGCCGGCTCGCCGACGACGTCGCCTGGCTCGTCCGCTCCCTCGGCGGCCGGGCGCACGTGCTCGCGCGGCACGGCGCGTTCGACGTCGCGCTGGCCCTGCCCGACGCATACGCACCGTTCAGGCTCGCCCGCAAAGCCGGGCGGATGCGTCCGCGCCCCGGGGGCGACACCTTCCGGCGAGCCGTGCGTGCGGTGGAGTACGTGGGGCGAAAGCCCGTCCAGTGCATCAGCGTCGCTCACCCGAGCCATGCCTACGTCACCGACCACTTCACGGTCACCCACAACACGATGGTGGCCCTGCGCGCCATGCTCGCCGTGGTCGACGCGGGCGGCCAGGCGGCCATGCTCGCACCCACCGAGGTCCTCGCCCAGCAGCACCACCGCTCGATCACGGAGATGATGGGCGAGCTGGCCGAGGGAGGCATGCTGGGCGGTGCCGAGCAGGCCACCAAGGTCGTCCTGCTCACCGGCTCCATGGGCGCCGCCACCCGCCGCCAGGCCCTGCTGGACCTGGTCACCGGCGAGGCCGGCATCGTCATCGGCACCCACGCGCTCATCGAGGACAAGGTCCAGTTCCACGACCTCGGCCTGGTCGTCGTGGACGAGCAGCACCGCTTCGGCGTCGAGCAGCGCGACGCCCTGCGCGGCAAGGGAAAGCAGCCGCCCCACCTCCTCGTCATGACCGCGACGCCCATCCCGCGCACGGTCGCGATGACGGTCTTCGGCGACCTGGAGACCTCGGTCCTCGACCAGCTCCCGGCCGGCCGCTCACCCATCGCCAGCCACGTCGTCCCGGCCGCCGACAAGCCCCACTTCCTCGCCCGCGCCTGGGAGCGGATCCGCGAGGAGGTGGCGGGCGGCCACCAGGCGTACGTCGTCTGCCCCCGCATCGGGGACGACGTCGACGAGGCGCCCGACGCGAAGAAGGCCGGCCGCAAGTCCCCCGAGGACGAGGCCGAGAAACGCCCGCCGCTCGCGGTCCTGGAGGTGGCCGAGCAGCTGGCCAAGGGCCCCCTGCAGGGCCTGAAGGTCGAGGTGCTGCACGGCCGTATGCACCCCGACGACAAGGACGCGGTGATGCGCCGCTTCGCGGCCGGCGAGACGGACGTCCTGGTCGCCACGACCGTGATCGAGGTCGGTGTGAACGTCCCCAACGCCACGGCCATGGTGATCATGGACGCCGACCGCTTCGGCGTCTCCCAGCTCCACCAGCTCCGCGGCCGCGTCGGCCGTGGCTCGGCCCCCGGCCTGTGCCTCCTGGTCACCGAGATGCCCGAGGCCGCCGCCGCCCGCCAGCGCCTGAACGCGGTCGCCTCCACCCTGGACGGCTTCGAACTCTCCCGCATCGACCTGGAACAGCGCCGCGAGGGCGACGTCCTCGGCCAGGCCCAGTCCGGCGCCCGCACCAGCCTGCGCGTCCTGGCGGTCATCGAGGACGAGGAGGTCATCGCGGAGGCGAGGCAGGAGGCGACGGCGGTGGTGACGGCGGATCCGGAGCTGGAGCGTCTGCCGGGCCTTCGTACGGCTCTGGACGCCCTGCTGGACGAGGAGCGGGAGCAGTACCTGGAAAAGGGTTAG